In Bacilli bacterium PM5-9, a genomic segment contains:
- a CDS encoding signal recognition particle subunit SRP54 (product_source=KO:K03106; cath_funfam=1.10.260.30,1.20.120.140,3.40.50.300; cog=COG0541; ko=KO:K03106; pfam=PF00448,PF02881,PF02978; smart=SM00962,SM00963; superfamily=52540; tigrfam=TIGR00959): MNDMAFDNLSTRLQNSMKKIKGNHKLTQENMDEMFREIRLALLEADVNFKVVKEFIANIKEKAEGQDVINQLNPSQMVVKIVNDELVHLFGDSLEEIKFKTNGPTIIMMVGLQGAGKTTTAGKLSNFLREKYSKKPLLIAADIYRPAAIDQLKTVGEQLEVPVFEMGQIDPREIVEKGLEYAKENDNDLIIIDTAGRLHLDEVLMQELIDLKALVNPDEILLVVDSLTGQDAINVAQSYNDQLAITGAILTKLDGDSRGGAALSIKHVTGVPIKFIGTGEKLDAIDLFHPERMVSRMLGMGDVLSLIEKASNVIDEEKAGKSVDRMMSGKFDLEDMLEQMEQVNKLGSLGGLAKMIPGMNKISDEDEEKANQKLKKTKAVIQSMTPKERRNPQIIKAKRKDRIAKGCGLNNAEINKVLREYESMKKMMKQMGSMMGKGKMPTSMNDIKKMMGGMKF; the protein is encoded by the coding sequence ATGAAAAAAATTAAAGGTAATCACAAATTAACTCAAGAAAACATGGATGAAATGTTTCGTGAGATAAGATTAGCTTTATTAGAGGCAGATGTAAACTTTAAGGTAGTTAAGGAGTTTATTGCTAATATAAAGGAAAAAGCTGAGGGGCAAGATGTAATTAATCAGCTAAATCCTAGTCAAATGGTAGTTAAAATAGTTAATGATGAATTAGTTCATTTATTTGGAGATTCATTAGAAGAAATAAAATTTAAGACTAATGGTCCAACAATTATAATGATGGTTGGATTACAAGGTGCAGGTAAGACAACAACTGCTGGAAAACTATCAAATTTTTTAAGAGAAAAATATAGTAAGAAACCATTATTAATTGCGGCAGATATTTACCGTCCAGCAGCAATTGATCAGTTAAAAACAGTAGGAGAACAATTAGAAGTACCTGTTTTTGAAATGGGGCAAATTGATCCACGTGAGATAGTTGAAAAAGGATTAGAATATGCAAAAGAAAATGATAATGATTTAATTATCATTGATACTGCAGGTCGTTTACATTTAGATGAAGTTTTAATGCAAGAGTTAATAGATTTAAAAGCGTTAGTTAATCCTGATGAAATATTATTAGTAGTAGATTCATTAACAGGACAAGATGCGATTAATGTTGCTCAATCTTACAATGATCAATTAGCAATCACTGGTGCAATTCTTACTAAATTAGATGGAGATTCTCGTGGTGGTGCGGCATTGTCAATAAAACATGTTACTGGTGTTCCAATTAAATTTATTGGTACAGGTGAAAAGTTAGATGCAATTGACTTATTCCATCCTGAAAGAATGGTTAGTAGAATGTTAGGAATGGGAGATGTATTATCATTAATTGAGAAAGCATCGAATGTTATTGATGAAGAAAAGGCTGGAAAATCAGTTGATAGAATGATGTCAGGAAAATTTGATTTGGAAGATATGTTAGAGCAAATGGAACAAGTAAATAAGCTTGGATCATTGGGTGGTTTAGCAAAAATGATTCCTGGTATGAATAAAATAAGTGATGAAGACGAAGAAAAGGCTAATCAAAAATTGAAAAAAACTAAAGCTGTTATTCAATCAATGACGCCAAAGGAAAGAAGAAATCCACAAATTATTAAAGCTAAAAGAAAAGATCGAATTGCTAAAGGGTGTGGATTAAATAATGCAGAGATAAATAAGGTATTAAGAGAATATGAATCAATGAAAAAAATGATGAAGCAAATGGGTTCAATGATGGGTAAAGGTAAAATGCCAACCTCAATGAATGATATTAAGAAAATGATGGGTGGTATGAAGTTTTAA